From Burkholderia pseudomultivorans, the proteins below share one genomic window:
- a CDS encoding TRAP transporter large permease subunit — protein sequence MNIRSMPSAADAQARDGARGARRTARVLDAALRVLEIASAAVLAVDVLVVFASVVCRYFLHDPVDWAEEVASALMIVLVFFGAATVLGRSQHVGIDLFRGWLPARWQPALVQIGHWIVAAVSLNLFVSSCELLADSYDQLTPGGLPGWINVYPMMLGALFMAVFALANALNAPLRRVLGTLACCAAFTAAVYGWNALLPDHAIAPGALLVAGFVGGLVLGVPIGFVLAFSAMLYFLADPTLPLLVYSQQIMAGADHFVLLAVPFFVLAGLLMESNGMSARLVELLLRIFGRVRGGLGLIVILATACFSGVSGSKLADIAAVGGVVMPAVRRARQDPNETAALLACSAVMAETIPPCVNMIIMGFVANISIAGLFVAGLVPAAVLAASLAIVAVIGGRRIDVTAVLAERRAWLPLAGGALVALIMVAMIGKGVTSGIATSTEVSAFAVVYALVVGWLAFCELTWRTVGRVFVRAASMASAILFIVAAASSVSFALSIEQIPALVSGTMTAFAHQYGATAFLLLAALLMVVFGAVLEGAPALIIFGPLLAPIALQLGIDPLHFGTVVVVAMGLGLFAPPVGLGLFATCAITGTEVRNVARPMLKYLLVLIAALVALIVVPAFSLWLPARFGL from the coding sequence ATGAATATCCGTTCCATGCCGAGCGCCGCGGACGCGCAGGCGCGCGACGGCGCTCGCGGCGCGCGCCGCACCGCGCGCGTGCTCGATGCCGCGCTGCGTGTGCTCGAAATCGCGTCGGCGGCGGTGCTCGCGGTCGACGTGCTGGTCGTGTTCGCGTCGGTCGTGTGCCGCTACTTCCTGCACGATCCGGTCGACTGGGCCGAAGAGGTCGCAAGCGCGCTGATGATCGTGCTGGTGTTCTTCGGCGCGGCGACCGTGCTCGGGCGCAGCCAGCACGTCGGCATCGACCTGTTCCGCGGCTGGCTGCCGGCGCGCTGGCAGCCGGCACTCGTGCAGATCGGGCACTGGATCGTCGCGGCCGTGTCGCTGAACCTGTTCGTGTCATCGTGCGAACTGCTCGCCGATTCGTACGACCAGCTGACACCGGGCGGGCTGCCGGGCTGGATCAACGTCTATCCGATGATGCTCGGCGCGCTGTTCATGGCCGTGTTCGCGCTCGCGAACGCGCTGAATGCGCCGCTGCGCCGCGTGCTCGGCACGCTCGCGTGCTGCGCGGCGTTCACGGCGGCCGTGTACGGCTGGAATGCGCTGCTGCCCGACCACGCGATCGCGCCCGGCGCGCTGCTGGTCGCCGGTTTCGTCGGCGGTCTCGTGCTCGGCGTGCCGATCGGCTTCGTGCTCGCATTCTCGGCGATGCTGTACTTCCTCGCCGATCCGACGCTGCCGCTGCTTGTCTATTCGCAGCAGATCATGGCCGGCGCCGATCACTTCGTGCTGCTCGCCGTGCCGTTCTTCGTGCTGGCCGGGCTGCTGATGGAGTCGAACGGGATGTCCGCGCGGCTCGTCGAGCTGCTGCTGCGGATCTTCGGTCGCGTACGCGGCGGGCTCGGACTGATCGTGATCCTCGCGACCGCCTGCTTCTCCGGCGTATCGGGATCGAAGCTCGCCGACATCGCGGCAGTCGGCGGCGTCGTGATGCCGGCGGTGCGCCGCGCGCGCCAGGACCCGAACGAGACGGCGGCGCTGCTCGCGTGCAGCGCGGTGATGGCCGAGACGATTCCGCCTTGCGTGAACATGATCATCATGGGTTTCGTCGCGAACATCTCGATCGCGGGGCTGTTCGTCGCCGGGCTCGTGCCGGCCGCGGTGCTCGCCGCGTCGCTCGCGATCGTCGCGGTGATCGGCGGCCGGCGCATCGACGTCACCGCGGTGCTCGCCGAGCGGCGCGCGTGGCTGCCGCTCGCGGGCGGTGCGCTGGTCGCGCTGATCATGGTCGCGATGATCGGCAAGGGCGTGACGTCGGGCATCGCGACGTCGACGGAAGTGTCCGCGTTCGCGGTCGTCTACGCGCTCGTCGTCGGCTGGCTCGCGTTCTGCGAACTGACGTGGCGCACCGTCGGCCGCGTGTTCGTGCGCGCCGCGTCGATGGCGAGCGCGATCCTGTTCATCGTCGCGGCAGCGTCGAGCGTGTCGTTTGCGCTGTCGATCGAACAGATTCCGGCGCTCGTGTCGGGCACAATGACGGCGTTCGCGCACCAGTACGGCGCGACTGCGTTCCTGCTGCTCGCGGCGCTGCTGATGGTCGTGTTCGGCGCGGTGCTCGAAGGCGCGCCGGCGCTGATCATCTTCGGGCCGCTGCTCGCGCCGATCGCGCTGCAGCTCGGCATCGATCCGCTGCATTTCGGGACGGTCGTCGTCGTTGCGATGGGGCTCGGGCTGTTCGCGCCGCCGGTCGGCCTCGGGCTGTTCGCGACCTGCGCGATCACGGGCACCGAAGTGCGCAACGTCGCGCGACCGATGCTCAAGTATCTGCTGGTGCTGATCGCCGCGCTCGTCGCGCTGATCGTCGTGCCGGCGTTTTCGTTGTGGCTGCCGGCGCGTTTCGGCCTGTAG
- a CDS encoding enoyl-CoA hydratase-related protein, protein MDGLKTLAVAVDARGIASVALQRGDVLNAFDETMIAELTDAFTALGARDDVRAIVLRSEGRAFCAGADLQWMQRASANDAAANLRDAERFAAMMRAIRQCPKPTVARVQGHAFGGGVGLCAACDIVIASDQARFAVSEARFGILPSVIGPYLVEAVGQRQARRLALTATQLGAAEAVAIGLIHQTVPLDALDQALDKTLAELSRNGPHALTEIKRFFDAIGEYPPSEARAAFTAQTISRVRATPEAKEGFAAFFAKRPPAWEPVAE, encoded by the coding sequence ATGGATGGATTGAAGACCCTGGCCGTCGCGGTCGACGCGCGCGGCATTGCCAGCGTCGCGCTGCAGCGCGGCGACGTGCTGAACGCGTTCGACGAGACGATGATCGCCGAGCTGACCGACGCATTCACGGCGCTCGGCGCGCGCGACGACGTGCGCGCGATCGTGCTGCGCTCGGAGGGCCGCGCGTTCTGCGCGGGCGCCGACCTGCAATGGATGCAGCGCGCGAGCGCGAACGACGCGGCCGCGAACCTGCGCGACGCCGAGCGGTTCGCCGCGATGATGCGCGCGATCCGTCAGTGCCCGAAGCCGACCGTCGCGCGCGTGCAGGGCCACGCGTTCGGCGGCGGCGTCGGTCTGTGCGCGGCGTGCGACATCGTGATCGCGAGCGACCAGGCGCGCTTTGCGGTCAGCGAGGCACGTTTCGGGATCCTGCCGTCGGTGATCGGGCCGTACCTGGTCGAAGCCGTCGGCCAGCGCCAGGCGCGCCGGCTCGCGCTGACCGCGACGCAGCTCGGCGCCGCCGAGGCCGTCGCGATCGGGCTGATCCACCAGACCGTGCCGCTCGACGCGCTCGATCAGGCGCTCGACAAGACGCTTGCCGAACTGAGCCGCAATGGTCCGCATGCGCTGACGGAGATCAAGCGCTTCTTCGACGCGATCGGCGAGTATCCGCCGTCGGAGGCGCGCGCGGCATTCACCGCGCAGACGATTTCGCGCGTGCGCGCGACGCCGGAAGCGAAGGAGGGCTTCGCCGCGTTCTTCGCGAAGCGGCCGCCCGCGTGGGAGCCGGTCGCGGAATAA
- a CDS encoding MarC family protein has protein sequence MIVNRLVSEILFGFTGLIGIINPIGIAFLFLERTEALTEHERDLLAKKVAFNAFIVLLVAFFAGTPVLHFFGISMEALRIGGGFAVAVAGWQMLNEPDGPGGGDTPVKPIDANAIMTRAFFPLTVPLTVGPGSIATAIALNANRTHKLSEFMLSSIVSIAVSVLVAVVIWQTYSRAALLSRYLGSEGTKVAKRVSAFLLLCIGVQIMLTGFSEFLQPIADQIK, from the coding sequence ATGATCGTCAATCGTCTTGTCTCCGAGATCCTGTTCGGCTTCACCGGCCTGATCGGCATCATCAATCCGATCGGCATTGCCTTCCTGTTTCTCGAGCGGACCGAGGCGCTGACCGAGCACGAGCGGGACCTGCTCGCGAAGAAAGTCGCGTTCAACGCGTTCATCGTGCTGCTGGTCGCGTTCTTCGCCGGCACGCCGGTGCTGCATTTCTTCGGGATCTCGATGGAGGCGCTGCGGATCGGCGGCGGTTTCGCGGTCGCCGTGGCGGGCTGGCAGATGCTGAACGAGCCCGACGGGCCGGGCGGCGGCGACACGCCGGTCAAGCCGATCGACGCGAACGCGATCATGACGCGCGCGTTCTTTCCGCTGACCGTGCCGCTGACGGTCGGCCCCGGCTCGATCGCGACCGCGATCGCGCTGAATGCGAACCGCACGCACAAGCTGTCGGAGTTCATGCTGTCGAGCATCGTGTCGATCGCCGTCTCGGTGCTGGTCGCGGTCGTGATCTGGCAGACCTACAGCCGCGCCGCGCTGCTGTCGCGCTACCTCGGCAGCGAAGGCACCAAGGTCGCGAAGCGTGTGTCGGCGTTCCTGCTGCTCTGCATCGGCGTGCAGATCATGCTGACCGGCTTCTCCGAATTCCTGCAGCCGATCGCCGACCAGATCAAGTAA
- a CDS encoding 3-hydroxyacyl-CoA dehydrogenase, whose amino-acid sequence MTVSSAHSVNSGALARTAVVGVIGAGAMGAGIAQVAAAAGHTVLLYDLNEAACDKALASIRAQFARLAEKGRLEPAQAQAAGNRLRAVRALAELAPAALIVEAAAERLDVKRDIFATLERHVDDACLLATNTSSISITSIAAGLRVPQRVAGLHFFNPAPLMALVEVVSGLATAPDVSQVLYATAAAWGKQPVMAKSTPGFIVNRVARPYYAEALRVLNEQGGTPASIDAVMREAGGFRMGPFELMDLIGHDVNFAVTESVFRAYFNDPRYTPSLIQQELVNAGFLGRKSGRGFYSYAEGAAPPAPEFEPPRDAPTEVALFAQDGPAAALHARFAERIAGARRHDAHPDDLLATAGRASIALTDGRTATARAAQTGVADLVLVDLARDYAQAGLVALTRALQCSDAAYADAVGLFQQAGFRVVGVADVPGMVAMRTVAMLANEAADTVNQGVCSPADLDLAMEKGVNYPCGPLAWADAIGIGRVHRVLSNLAASYGEDRYRVSPRIAALHAAGRLFRS is encoded by the coding sequence ATGACGGTTTCCTCTGCACATTCGGTGAACTCGGGCGCGCTGGCGCGCACGGCGGTCGTCGGCGTGATCGGCGCGGGCGCGATGGGCGCGGGCATCGCGCAGGTCGCGGCGGCGGCCGGCCATACGGTCCTGCTGTACGACCTGAACGAAGCCGCCTGCGACAAGGCGCTCGCGTCGATTCGTGCGCAGTTCGCGCGGCTTGCGGAGAAGGGCCGGCTCGAACCGGCGCAGGCGCAGGCCGCCGGCAACCGGCTGCGCGCGGTGCGCGCGCTGGCCGAACTCGCGCCCGCCGCGCTGATCGTCGAGGCGGCGGCCGAACGGCTCGACGTGAAGCGCGACATCTTCGCGACGCTCGAACGCCATGTCGATGATGCGTGCCTGCTGGCCACCAACACGTCGTCGATCTCGATCACGTCGATCGCGGCCGGCCTGCGCGTGCCGCAGCGCGTCGCCGGCCTGCACTTCTTCAATCCGGCGCCGCTGATGGCGCTCGTCGAGGTGGTCAGCGGCCTTGCGACCGCGCCCGACGTCTCGCAGGTGCTGTACGCCACCGCGGCCGCGTGGGGCAAGCAGCCCGTGATGGCGAAATCGACGCCGGGCTTCATCGTGAACCGCGTCGCGCGGCCGTATTACGCAGAGGCGCTGCGCGTGCTGAACGAGCAGGGCGGCACGCCGGCGTCGATCGACGCGGTGATGCGCGAAGCCGGCGGCTTCCGGATGGGGCCGTTCGAGCTGATGGACCTGATCGGCCACGACGTGAACTTCGCGGTGACCGAATCGGTGTTCCGCGCGTACTTCAACGATCCGCGCTACACGCCGTCGCTGATCCAGCAGGAACTGGTGAATGCGGGCTTCCTCGGGCGCAAGTCGGGGCGCGGCTTCTATTCGTATGCGGAAGGCGCGGCGCCGCCCGCGCCGGAATTCGAGCCGCCGCGCGACGCGCCGACCGAGGTCGCGCTGTTCGCCCAGGACGGTCCGGCCGCGGCGCTGCACGCCCGCTTCGCGGAACGCATCGCCGGCGCACGCCGGCACGACGCGCATCCGGACGACCTGCTCGCGACGGCCGGCCGCGCATCGATCGCGCTGACCGACGGGCGCACCGCGACCGCGCGCGCCGCGCAGACGGGCGTCGCCGACCTGGTGCTGGTCGATCTCGCGCGCGATTACGCGCAGGCCGGGCTCGTCGCGCTGACGCGCGCGCTCCAGTGCAGCGACGCCGCCTATGCGGACGCGGTCGGCCTGTTCCAGCAGGCGGGCTTCCGGGTCGTCGGCGTCGCCGACGTGCCGGGGATGGTCGCGATGCGCACCGTCGCGATGCTCGCGAACGAAGCGGCCGACACGGTCAACCAGGGCGTGTGCTCGCCCGCCGATCTCGATCTGGCGATGGAGAAGGGCGTGAACTACCCGTGCGGCCCGCTCGCGTGGGCCGATGCGATCGGCATCGGCCGCGTGCACCGCGTGCTGTCGAACCTGGCGGCGAGCTACGGCGAGGACCGCTATCGCGTGTCGCCGCGCATCGCCGCATTGCATGCCGCCGGCCGGCTGTTCCGGTCGTAG
- a CDS encoding amidohydrolase family protein, with protein MRDRHRAGAAPACDCHIHIYDDAYPLAPTATFRPPHAPVDAYRRVQRALGLERVVVVQPTGYGYDNRCLLDALAALGASARGVATLPCDVPDAELERLHAAGVRGVRFMMLAGGVSRWDELDTMAARIAPLGWHIDLQLDGRTLPDVAPALSALRAPLVIDHTGKFLEPVAPDAQPFAALRRLLDGGRTWVKLSAPYETSRSGAPGYRDVARLASVLAREHGARCVWGSNWPHPNASPLPDDATLLHWLRDCAGGAATADAILADNAAALYGF; from the coding sequence ATGCGAGATCGTCACCGCGCCGGCGCGGCACCGGCGTGCGACTGCCACATCCATATCTACGACGACGCGTATCCGCTCGCGCCGACCGCGACGTTTCGTCCGCCGCACGCGCCGGTCGACGCGTATCGCCGCGTGCAGCGTGCGCTCGGCCTCGAGCGCGTCGTCGTCGTGCAGCCCACCGGCTACGGCTACGACAACCGCTGCCTGCTCGACGCGCTGGCGGCGCTCGGCGCGTCGGCGCGCGGCGTCGCGACGCTGCCGTGCGACGTGCCGGATGCCGAACTGGAGAGACTGCACGCGGCCGGCGTACGCGGCGTGCGATTCATGATGCTCGCGGGCGGCGTGTCGCGATGGGACGAACTGGACACGATGGCCGCGCGAATCGCGCCGCTCGGCTGGCATATCGACCTGCAGCTGGACGGCCGCACGCTGCCCGATGTCGCACCCGCGCTGTCGGCGCTGCGCGCGCCGCTCGTGATCGACCATACGGGGAAGTTTCTCGAGCCTGTCGCGCCGGATGCGCAGCCGTTCGCCGCATTGCGACGGCTGCTCGACGGCGGGCGCACGTGGGTGAAGCTGTCCGCGCCGTACGAAACGTCGCGCAGCGGTGCGCCGGGCTATCGCGATGTCGCGCGGCTCGCGTCGGTGCTTGCGCGCGAGCATGGCGCACGCTGCGTATGGGGCAGCAACTGGCCGCATCCGAATGCGTCGCCGCTGCCGGACGATGCGACGCTGCTGCACTGGCTGCGCGATTGCGCGGGCGGCGCGGCGACCGCCGATGCGATTCTGGCCGACAATGCGGCCGCGCTTTACGGATTCTGA
- a CDS encoding LacI family DNA-binding transcriptional regulator: MQDDMSTIQDVARHAAVSVSTVSNVLNGRTDQMKPATLERVKAAMDALQYRPSTLARQLKTGQTPLVGLLVPSMANPMYGYIAREVEACAQEQYGHRVLIGNTYRDARKEASFFDDLFAHGVRRVIVISSLADESHLERAAARGMAVVSYDRRATPGEASKVDHVTADNEAAARLATRCLIDAGHTRLAFATVAGMTMSRSDKIRGFQAAVRDAGLGAHARVLDGGPANEYGDAVIVEVGRALGIALADDPARPTGIVAVNDLFALGLMAGLRDGGRRVPDDVSIVGMDGHFLSAISSPALTTVQLPVPEMAAEMVRRVMRQDGDAPHAPESCVFAGVTLVARASVAPPPSIARTGGAA, from the coding sequence CTGCAAGACGATATGAGTACGATTCAGGACGTGGCCCGCCACGCAGCGGTCTCGGTCAGCACGGTATCGAACGTGCTCAATGGCCGCACGGACCAGATGAAGCCCGCAACGCTCGAACGCGTGAAGGCCGCGATGGACGCGCTGCAGTACCGGCCCAGCACGCTGGCACGCCAGTTGAAAACCGGGCAGACGCCGCTCGTCGGGCTACTGGTGCCGTCGATGGCGAACCCGATGTACGGCTATATCGCGCGCGAGGTCGAGGCATGCGCGCAGGAGCAGTACGGCCATCGCGTGCTGATCGGCAACACGTATCGCGACGCGCGCAAGGAGGCGTCGTTCTTCGACGATCTGTTCGCGCACGGCGTGCGGCGCGTGATCGTGATTTCGTCGCTTGCCGACGAAAGCCACCTCGAACGCGCGGCCGCGCGCGGGATGGCGGTCGTCAGCTACGACCGGCGCGCGACGCCCGGCGAAGCGTCGAAGGTCGATCACGTGACGGCCGACAACGAAGCGGCCGCGCGGCTCGCGACGCGCTGTCTGATCGATGCGGGCCATACGCGGCTCGCGTTCGCGACCGTCGCGGGGATGACGATGAGCCGCAGCGACAAGATCCGCGGCTTTCAGGCCGCCGTGCGCGACGCGGGCCTCGGCGCGCACGCGCGCGTGCTCGACGGCGGCCCTGCGAACGAATACGGCGATGCGGTGATCGTCGAGGTCGGCCGCGCGCTCGGTATCGCGCTTGCCGACGATCCGGCGCGGCCGACCGGCATCGTCGCGGTCAACGATCTGTTCGCGCTCGGGCTGATGGCCGGGCTTCGCGACGGCGGGCGGCGCGTGCCGGACGACGTGTCGATCGTCGGGATGGACGGCCATTTCCTGTCGGCGATCTCGTCGCCCGCGCTGACCACCGTGCAGTTGCCGGTGCCCGAGATGGCCGCGGAGATGGTGCGGCGCGTGATGCGTCAGGACGGCGACGCGCCGCACGCGCCCGAATCGTGCGTGTTCGCCGGCGTGACGCTGGTTGCGCGCGCATCGGTTGCGCCACCGCCGTCGATCGCACGGACGGGAGGCGCCGCATGA
- the paaK gene encoding phenylacetate--CoA ligase PaaK — MTHLTHPAAALEPIETASRDELQALQLERLKWSLRHAYDNVPHYRRTFDAAGVHPDDLKSLADLAKFPFSTKSDLRDNYPFGLFAVPREQVVRVHASSGTTGKPTVVGYTARDIDTWANVTARSIRAAGGRPGDTLHNAFGYGLFTGGLGIHYGAERLGCMVVPMSGGQTEKQVQLIRDFEPKIILVTPSYMLNLIDEMVRQGMDPAQSSLKIGIFGAEPWTQALRDEVETRAGIDALDIYGLSEVMGPGVACECVETKDGPVIWEDHFYPEIIDPVTGEVLPDGSEGELVFTSLTKEAMPVIRYRTRDLTALLPPTARAMRRLAKITGRSDDMLIVRGVNVFPSQIEEIVVAQPKLSGQFQITISRDGHMDRLDLAVELRSEAAAGVGEGERAAIAREVQHRIKTMVGVSAGVTVLGAGGIPASATGKARRVIDRRHAA; from the coding sequence ATGACTCACCTGACGCATCCCGCCGCCGCTCTCGAGCCGATCGAGACCGCCAGCCGCGACGAACTGCAGGCGCTGCAGCTCGAGCGCCTCAAATGGTCGCTGCGCCACGCGTACGACAACGTGCCGCACTATCGCCGCACGTTCGACGCGGCGGGCGTGCACCCCGACGACCTGAAATCGCTCGCCGATCTCGCGAAATTCCCGTTCTCGACGAAGTCCGACCTGCGCGACAACTACCCGTTCGGCCTGTTCGCGGTGCCGCGCGAGCAGGTGGTGCGCGTGCACGCGTCGAGCGGCACGACCGGCAAGCCGACCGTGGTCGGCTACACGGCGCGCGACATCGACACGTGGGCGAACGTGACCGCACGCTCGATCCGCGCCGCGGGCGGCCGGCCCGGCGACACGCTGCACAACGCGTTCGGCTACGGGCTGTTCACCGGCGGCCTCGGGATCCACTACGGCGCCGAGCGGCTCGGCTGCATGGTCGTGCCGATGTCGGGCGGGCAGACCGAGAAGCAGGTGCAGCTGATTCGCGATTTCGAGCCGAAGATCATCCTCGTCACGCCGTCGTACATGCTGAACCTGATCGACGAGATGGTGCGGCAGGGAATGGACCCGGCGCAGTCGTCGCTGAAGATCGGCATCTTCGGCGCGGAGCCGTGGACGCAGGCGCTGCGCGACGAAGTCGAGACGCGCGCGGGCATCGATGCGCTCGACATCTACGGGCTGTCGGAAGTGATGGGCCCGGGCGTCGCATGCGAATGCGTGGAGACCAAGGACGGCCCGGTCATCTGGGAAGACCATTTCTACCCGGAGATCATCGACCCCGTCACCGGCGAGGTGCTGCCCGACGGCAGCGAAGGCGAACTCGTGTTCACGTCGCTGACGAAGGAGGCGATGCCGGTGATCCGCTATCGCACGCGCGACCTCACCGCGCTGCTGCCGCCGACCGCGCGCGCGATGCGCCGTCTCGCGAAGATCACCGGCCGCTCCGACGACATGCTGATCGTGCGCGGCGTCAACGTGTTTCCGAGCCAGATCGAGGAAATCGTCGTCGCACAGCCGAAGCTGTCGGGCCAGTTCCAGATCACGATCTCGCGCGACGGCCATATGGACCGCCTCGACCTCGCCGTCGAGCTGCGCTCCGAAGCCGCGGCGGGCGTCGGCGAAGGCGAGCGCGCCGCGATCGCGCGCGAGGTGCAGCACCGGATCAAGACGATGGTCGGCGTGTCGGCCGGCGTGACGGTGCTGGGCGCGGGCGGCATTCCGGCCAGCGCGACCGGCAAGGCCCGCCGCGTGATCGACCGCCGTCACGCCGCGTGA
- a CDS encoding NAD(P)-dependent oxidoreductase has translation MKRVFVTHPTAMLDRYFGANAMRALTAIADVACNPLDRELTTDELIDAAQGCDAMIAYRQTPAPRALFAALPQLAAFLRCAVDIRTVDVDAASAFGVLVTQASPGFAAAVAEWVVGAMIDLARGIGDYAHAYRRGAAPVPQMGRELRGSTLGLIGYGQIARHLAPIATALGMRVLVSDPYVCVDAPALEQVDTAVLLAAADFVVCLAPASAATENLIDARALALMKPDAYFINASRGELVDERALADALDGGRLAGCALDVGRAPDQMPTPALAAHPRAIATPHIGGLTLPAIEHQALETVDQLAALLDGRLPVGSVNGAHAARVARWRSADAVAAPHAQ, from the coding sequence ATGAAACGCGTATTCGTCACGCATCCGACTGCGATGCTCGACCGCTACTTCGGCGCGAACGCGATGCGCGCGCTGACGGCGATCGCCGACGTCGCGTGCAATCCGCTCGACCGCGAACTGACGACCGACGAACTGATCGACGCGGCGCAAGGCTGCGACGCAATGATCGCTTACCGGCAGACACCCGCGCCGCGCGCGCTGTTCGCGGCGCTGCCGCAGCTGGCCGCGTTTCTGCGATGCGCGGTCGATATCCGGACCGTCGACGTCGACGCGGCGAGCGCGTTCGGCGTGCTGGTCACGCAGGCGAGCCCCGGCTTTGCGGCGGCGGTGGCCGAATGGGTCGTCGGCGCGATGATCGATCTCGCGCGCGGGATCGGCGACTATGCGCACGCGTATCGGCGCGGCGCGGCGCCCGTGCCGCAGATGGGCCGCGAATTGCGCGGCAGCACGCTCGGGCTGATCGGCTACGGGCAGATCGCGCGCCATCTCGCGCCGATCGCGACCGCGCTCGGCATGCGCGTGCTCGTCAGCGATCCGTACGTGTGCGTCGACGCGCCGGCGCTCGAACAGGTCGACACGGCTGTATTGCTGGCGGCCGCGGATTTCGTCGTCTGCCTCGCACCGGCGAGCGCGGCCACCGAGAACCTGATCGATGCGCGCGCGCTCGCGCTGATGAAGCCGGACGCGTACTTCATCAACGCGTCGCGCGGCGAACTCGTCGACGAACGCGCGCTGGCCGATGCGCTCGACGGCGGCCGGCTCGCAGGGTGTGCGCTCGACGTCGGCCGCGCGCCGGACCAGATGCCGACGCCCGCGCTCGCCGCGCATCCGCGCGCGATCGCGACGCCGCATATCGGCGGGCTCACGTTGCCGGCGATCGAGCACCAGGCGCTCGAGACGGTCGACCAGCTCGCCGCGCTGCTCGATGGGCGGCTGCCGGTCGGCTCGGTCAATGGCGCGCATGCGGCGCGCGTCGCGCGCTGGCGGTCTGCGGACGCGGTTGCGGCGCCTCACGCGCAATGA
- a CDS encoding calcium:proton antiporter, with protein sequence MPISSNQLPRWTLLAPLAAWLVLALSRVVPAEGIVIALFAAALAGAVFAAVHHAEVVAHRVGEPFGTLVLAVAVTVIEVALIVSVMLGAGPEKSGLARDTVFAAVMIICNGIVGLCLLVGAWKHGEQDFQGRGASKALAVLASLSVLSLVMPNYLSAAPGPQFSSSQLAFAGVSSLVLYGVFVFVQTVRHRDYFLADHDSANESVHAAPPSGRTALISLLLLFASLVAVVLLAKLLSPAVEHAVLKLGAPEAAVGIVIAALVLLPEGLAAVTAARANRLQTSMNLALGSALASIGLTIPTVAAVFIWVGQPLTLGIGAMETVLLSLTLLVSTLTLSQGRTTVLHGVVHLSLFAAYLFLSVTH encoded by the coding sequence ATGCCGATCTCGTCCAACCAGCTTCCGCGCTGGACCCTGTTGGCCCCGCTTGCCGCATGGCTGGTACTCGCGCTGTCGCGCGTCGTGCCGGCCGAAGGCATCGTCATCGCGCTGTTCGCCGCCGCGCTTGCCGGCGCCGTGTTCGCCGCGGTTCACCACGCCGAAGTCGTCGCCCATCGCGTCGGCGAGCCGTTCGGCACGCTCGTGCTCGCGGTCGCCGTGACCGTGATCGAGGTCGCGCTGATCGTGTCGGTGATGCTCGGCGCGGGCCCCGAGAAATCGGGCCTCGCCCGCGACACCGTGTTCGCCGCCGTGATGATCATCTGCAACGGCATCGTCGGCCTGTGCCTGCTGGTCGGCGCATGGAAGCACGGCGAACAGGACTTCCAGGGACGCGGCGCGAGCAAGGCGCTCGCGGTGCTCGCGTCGCTGTCCGTGCTGTCGCTGGTGATGCCGAACTACCTGAGCGCCGCGCCGGGCCCGCAGTTCTCGAGCTCGCAGCTCGCGTTCGCCGGCGTGTCGTCGCTCGTGCTGTATGGCGTGTTCGTGTTCGTGCAGACCGTGCGCCATCGCGACTACTTCCTCGCCGACCACGACAGCGCGAACGAATCGGTGCACGCAGCGCCGCCGAGCGGCCGCACCGCGCTGATCAGCCTGCTGCTGCTGTTTGCGAGCCTCGTCGCGGTCGTGCTGCTCGCGAAGCTGCTGTCGCCGGCGGTCGAGCATGCGGTGCTGAAGCTCGGCGCGCCCGAGGCCGCGGTCGGCATCGTGATCGCCGCGCTCGTGCTGCTGCCGGAAGGGCTCGCGGCCGTGACCGCCGCGCGAGCGAATCGCCTGCAGACCAGCATGAACCTCGCGCTCGGCTCGGCGCTCGCGAGCATCGGGCTCACGATCCCGACCGTCGCGGCCGTGTTCATCTGGGTCGGCCAGCCGCTCACGCTCGGCATCGGCGCGATGGAAACCGTGCTGCTGTCGCTGACGCTGCTGGTCAGCACGCTGACGCTCAGCCAAGGGCGCACGACGGTGCTGCACGGCGTGGTTCACCTGTCGCTGTTCGCTGCGTACCTGTTCCTGTCGGTCACGCATTGA